Part of the Montipora foliosa isolate CH-2021 chromosome 13, ASM3666993v2, whole genome shotgun sequence genome is shown below.
GTTTCCCTTTTCAAGGGTAAAGGAACGAAGTCTGACTGTGATCATCACCGTGGGATAACACTTCTAGAATCTGCTGGGAAGGTATTGGCAAGAATACTGCTAGATAGGCTCATCAAAAATATTTGCCCCATCATAGTCCCAGAAGCACAATGTGGTTTTACTGAGGGTAGAGGCACTGTAGATATGGTATTCACAGCGAGACAGCTCCAAGAAAAATGCATAGAGCAAAGGCTTCCACTCTATCAAGTCTTTGTAGATCTCACAAAAGCCTTCGACACCGTGAACAGAGATTCCTTGTGGATAATTCTTGGAAAGATTGGTTGCCCTCCTACATTTGTGAGGATGTTTCAAGAACTTCATCGTGACATGAAAGCCAGAGTCACATTTAATGGAAAGCTATCTGAGGAGTTTGCTGTAGATAATGGGGTGAAACAGGGGAACATACCAGCAACAAACTTATTCTCCATCTACTTTGCAATGCTGCTAACCTATGCCTTCAAAGATTGTGACAAAGGTGTCTACATCCGTTTTCGGACTACCGGCAGTGTATTTAATCTGAGAAGGTTTAACGCCACGACAAAGAACTTCAGTAGTCTGATCAGGGAATTACTCTGTGCTGATGATGCTGACTTTGTGTCCCACTCGGAAGAAGACTTGCAGGAAATAATGAACCTTTTCTCCACAGCATGTGATGCATTTGGCTTGACAATCAGCATAAAGAAGACTGAAGTGATGTTCACTCCTGTACCTGGTGCTCCCTATGTTGAACCAGACATCTTTGTTAAGGAAACGAGGCTTGAAGTTGTGGACACCTTTGTGTATTTAGGAAGTACCATCTCAAGAGATGGCTCCTTGGACGCAGAAATAAACCTACGTACTCAAAAAGCCAGCACAGCATTTGGAAAGTTACAAAAGCGTGTGTGGTCTGATCGCGGTATTACGATTAAAACCAAGATCAGCGTGTATTCTACCTGCATACTTACCACTCTTCTGTACTCATCAGAATGCTGGACAACACATCAGAGGCATTTAAAGCAAATGTCTCAGACGCATCCTGAATATAATATGGCAATCACTTACACCTGATACCGTTGTACTCCAAATAGCTGAATGTCCTAGCATAGAGTCACTCATAATGAAGAATCAGCTTCGCTGGGCAGGTCATGTTGTTCAGATGGAAGATGAGAGGATACCCAAACAGTTGTTTTATGGTGAACTTATGACCGGGAAACGTCCACAGGACAAACCAAAGAAACGCTTCAAAGACTGCATAAAGAACAATCTGAAAGCCTTCAAGATACCTGTTGAGAATTGGGAGACTTTAGCTAAAAGTCGAACCGAATGGAGGCAACTACTCAAAAGAGGTGCAGAAGTCTCTGAAAAAGAGAGAATTGATCATGCTGAGCTCAAACGAGGTCTCAGAAAGGGTAATATGTCGGTATTACCAGATGATGCAAAAAGCTGGAAATGCAAAATCTGTGCTCGTATACTCTTGTCAAAAGCTGGTTACGTCAATCATAAGACGTCACATGAGAAAGACCTAGGATATGCAAATCTGCTGCCTTCACGACCTGCTGATACTACCTGTGTTATATGCTCGAAGAAGTGCAAGACAACAGCTGGCCTGAAACGGCATATGGTcattcacaaaaaaacaacaacaaagaccTATTGATACCATATtgctttaaaaaatatttttctacAAAAGGTGAGCCTGCATTTTCAATGTCATGGAGCTGTTGCTCATGCCAATCACTGTCCCGAAGAAGAAATTCCTCTAAAATACTGCTGCATAGATTCCCAGTCAGTCAGGCAGTGACGACACTTGCGGCGTGCCCCACCAACACTCTCTTTATATCCACCTAATGCCTGACTGGCTGGTGTATCTGCCAGGACGGCTAAAACAGAACCACGCAAATAGACTTTGCCACCGACAATTTCAAACGGATATCCAGAATCCCTTGATAAGACCTTCAGTTCTTCAACTAGTGGCTCAAGTATCTTATTCATACCATATTTCTTAATGTAATGCACATTGCAAGTTGCAAACAAATCAATTGATTTCAATTTGGATCTGTATTTGTTACATATGTTTGCTAGTTGGTAATAAAAAAAGCCAATTTTATACATTTTATTTGTAAGCGACCTATCATCTATGGCAAAGAGAGGGTGAATACGAACAAATGTGCTATCACTAAAGTCCTCCATCATATGTCCATTACTCAGCTGCAAGAAACTGTTATAAACCATACTGAAAAGCTTTTTTGATCCTGATAACTGCatctctattgtttttaagatcgAAACATTGTGGAACACTTCACTTTTTTCCACTATTCTTCTTTTGTTATTACGCTTTGCAATAACACGTTTCTTGCCAAGTACAACTTCTCTCGGCTCCTTGAATAGAAGCAGAGAGCATCAGAATACTGTACAGTACACACAGACACGTAAAGCAGCAGAAAAACAGAATGATCTTGCCACATTAAGTCCTACCACACATGGGAGTTTTTCATCAGAAGGTAGCCATCCCTTCTCAAGGCCATCGAAACAATCTGACAGTTCATCAAAGCAATCTGTTGCTCCAGGTATGTCTTCCAATACAACATCAACAATTTGTAAACTCTGTGCCAATTTCCTCTTGAGGTTAAGCAGAGCTCCTTGAAAGAGTCTGGATGTTGCAAATGCAATGTTTTCCACAGTTCGTTGTGGAATACGATTTTCCTCTTTGATTTTGACGAGGTaatttaatgctttttgttGTATTGCAGTGCCAGTTACATTATCTGATTTACCACTTTGTTCTGATTCATTATCAGATGAACCATCCCCTTCCTGATCACTAGGAGCTTTGAAGGAAGATGAATCAGCGTAAGCATCGGTGTCATCTGCTGACTCAACAGTTTCAGTTAATGGCAAGGAATCACTATACTTATCATGATCTCCAATGTTTAATTCACACCAATTGCCTGAAAACAAGAGATCAATAATTACTGCTTGCAAAATTGCTACTGATTTGCTACTTCATCATGAAACTGTGCTTTAAGTGTGAAATACCACacaattaaagaaataaaaaacacttttttgatcACTGGCCACAGTTACCTGAAGTGGCCCTTGCACATTTTTGTACCCTAAATGGTACTTGTGTCAATCCAATATAAAGGTATGAAAACCAATAATTGCATTATCCACTGGCCTCATTTTGTTACCCAACAGGCCCCCACTAAATCCCTGTTATGATCCCTGTCTTGTGTAATTTTTTGATAAACAAACTTACACCAGCATGCAAAGGAAATGCCAATACTTCACTGCTGACTAATAAACTACCTGTCTCACTTAAAGGAGATCAACCCCTACCCCCTTCCATCCCCCACCCCCTATGCCCTTGGCATGATACTTAAGCACTATTCAAAATTTATCATGCACCTTTGGTCACAGAATCGAATGCTAGATAAATAAGATCGTGGTTGTATTCCATGTTATCAGACAATACTTAAGTGAAATCCACACACATTATTTTTTCTGATCATTACCTGTAGATGCTTTCAGTGGTGGATCCAAGAAAGGGGGGGAGGTGGTTGTGTGTGTACACAACTTGCTCTGCtatgcttttcttttgtttacccaaaatatagggccggggagggggCGCCCCCTGGGCCCCCCGCCTAGATTCGCCACTGGTTTTTGAGCATTAGGGTTTAACATCTGGGCGTTAAGTTTCTTTatttaaggcaaaaaaaaaattatgttccatTTTACCTTGGCATGAAGCGTGGCGTGGATACGGAATTTTCAGAAGTGGATGATGCTTTTCACGCACGTGGCGAACGAAGGTGTTCGCTTTCTGAAATGTTCTTCGGCATTCTTCTATGCCACACACGATCTTTAACTCTTCCGTAGAATGCCTTGTGTTTATATGTGTCAGTAAAAAACACAACTGAAGTGTGGCAAAACAAGAGCAAATAGCACAATTCCAAACCATGTTTTGAAACTTTCAAGGGAACGAATCAACAAATTTTGAGGAATTTTAAGGCGAATTTCGGTCGAAAGGACCCTGGGAAAAAGGTTGGATTTCGGTGTGTGCGAGGTCTTTGAAGCGGTGTGGCCAATGATATCCTTCCAACGCGTTGTGTCGTCAAAGTCGTTTTGGCGGGAGTTGGCAAAGGTTTCATTTGGGCATGGCGGATTCTTGTGATGAAGAGGTTTGTAGTTTCTTTCGACCGTCAAAGCGACGAAGAGGAAATGTAACctctcaaaaactctcaaacTCTCTAAAACGTCATTGGGGACTTCCTGAATCAATTTGTCGAGTTCTTGAAGGTCAGTATGGTGACCTTATTGAATTAATTTGTTATTGAAACGTATTAATTGCAGTGCGCAGGTTGTTGTTCGTCTAAAAGAGACCCGCTAATTAAGCTTATTTAACCTTGGTCTAGTGCTATCATAAGATGGCTTATCTAtcttttttatttcagtttCTTTCCCAACGTTTTGCCAGCCGATATACGAAGTTGGTTAGTCTGCGAGTTTGATAAGTTGCATATACATGGCGCGCTTTTTTCTTGCTGTCGTCGAAAATCACAACAAAATTTAGCCAAATTAAGCCTTCTGTccaccaaattaaaaaaaataaataaataacggcTTAGAACAGCTACGTAACAAATAATTAACAGGGCAAATACCAAAAAAAGCGTGGATgtgcaaaattaaagaagatGTGAACGGATTGCAATTTGGGGTTTTTGAAATCTGTTTAACGAATCGGTTTTTCTACATGTTAAAAACACAGGTCACGTGTCATTGTTTTACAAATACTGGAACAAAGGTTAAAGGTTAAAGGTTGTTCCagtattagtaaaacaatgacccgtgacctgtgttttagacctggcCTGAGGGACATTTCTTTCTTACGAAGTTTTGGTTTGATAATTTTGGAAGCAATTTAAAGGGTAATGTTGcatttcaaaacaaataattatgaaaggaaaaaaactgaGCTAAATAGGCATGCACAACTTGCTAACTGTTACTTTTTCCTGCAAATGTACTGACCGTGTGTCAAATTTGTGTTGTGCATCCCCTTCCTTTACCACTCCatcgtttttcttttcagtaTTTGAAGAATTGGGGGTAGGGGGTGGTTTAACTTAGTGTTTCTTATTTTACCAGCCTCTGCTTCAGGATCTGTAAATTATCATTTTGAAGGACAGT
Proteins encoded:
- the LOC137983526 gene encoding uncharacterized protein gives rise to the protein MEASLCGSVKQSHMPIQTLIPYLVGFAGKYCRKARRPLKAIIPSSTDKHFEGNWCELNIGDHDKYSDSLPLTETVESADDTDAYADSSSFKAPSDQEGDGSSDNESEQSGKSDNVTGTAIQQKALNYLVKIKEENRIPQRTVENIAFATSRLFQGALLNLKRKLAQSLQIVDVVLEDIPGATDCFDELSDCFDGLEKGWLPSDEKLPCVEPREVVLGKKRVIAKRNNKRRIVEKSEVFHNVSILKTIEMQLSGSKKLFSMVYNSFLQLSNGHMMEDFSDSTFVRIHPLFAIDDRSLTNKMYKIGFFYYQLANICNKYRSKLKSIDLFATCNVHYIKKYGMNKILEPLVEELKVLSRDSGYPFEIVGGKVYLRGSVLAVLADTPASQALGGYKESVGGARRKCRHCLTDWESMQQYFRGISSSGQ